In Eretmochelys imbricata isolate rEreImb1 chromosome 18, rEreImb1.hap1, whole genome shotgun sequence, one genomic interval encodes:
- the C18H1orf174 gene encoding UPF0688 protein C1orf174 homolog, producing the protein MRTRKLADGVPSSERQKAGNNAATQSSSHQEVDLCKSTKTVCLASSHKATDRRPSKRLKCEKNSLVKLQLQELVSGNGSVRRLKEPTETSDETQLLGDSVDPNMKPLQSKIKSAPKINEEREGNDDDISIKPSALKGKSCPPKKEEGETFLQNHIPNVEEESSCGTAFSDESGLETVDLQKKPIQLDNSAFLDEDSNQPMPVDRFFGNIEYMQDLPAAAVTCTTMSRREFRKLHFIAKEDDDDDDAL; encoded by the exons CTTGCAGATGGAGTGCCATCTTCAGAACGCCAGAAGGCTGGAAACAACGCAGCAACCCAGTCTTCATCTCATCAAGAGGTTGATCTTTGCAAATCCACAAAAACAGTGTGTCTG gcttcttcacacaaagcaacTGACAGACGCCCTTCAAAGAGGctaaaatgtgaaaaaaacagTCTAGTGAAACTGCAGTTACAAGAACTTGTATCTGGAAATGGAAGTGTTCGCCGTCTGAAAGAACCAACGGAAACATCTGATGAGACTCAACTCTTGGGAGACTCAGTTGACCCCAATATGAAGCCTTTACAGAGTAAAATCAAAAGTGCACCAAAGATTAatgaagagagagaggggaatgatGATgatatttccataaaaccatCTGCACTGAAGGGAAAGAGCTGCCCACCAAAGAAAGAGGAAGGTGAAACTTTTCTGCAAAACCATATCCCAAATGTGGAAGAGGAGAGCAGCTGTGGAACTGCGTTTTCAGATGAGTCTGGGCTGGAGACCGTGGATCTCCAGAAGAAACCAATTCAATTGGATAATAGTGCTTTCTTAGATGAGGACAGTAACCAGCCAATGCCAGTGGATCGATTCTTTGGAAACATTGAGTACATGCAG GacctcccagcagctgcagtcaCATGCACCACAATGAGCAGGCGAGAATTTAGAAAGCTGCACTTCATTGCAAAGGAAGACGATGACGACGATGATGCACTTTAA